The window CGCCGAGGACGTCGAGGCCGAACGCGAGCGCGAGCCGCTCGGGGGTGAGCGCCTCCGCCACGCTGCCGTGGAACAGGACACGGTGGAGCAGGAGCACCGCCTCGTCGGCGAGCTGCGGAAGCGCGTGCAGGTCGTGCGTCGAGACGAGGATCGTCCGGCCGTCGTCCGCGAGTTCGCGCAGCAATCGGACGATCGTCGCCTCACTTCGCTTGTCGACGCCCGCGAACGGTTCGTCGAGGAGCATGATCCCGGCGCCCTGCGCGATGCCGCGCGCGACGAACGCGCGCTTGCGCTGACCGCCGGAGAGCTGACCGATCTGACGGTCCGCGAATCCGGTGAGTTCGACGCGTTCGAGTGCCTCGGCCACGGCCTCCCGGTCCGCGGCCCTCGGGCGACGTGTGATGCCCTGGTGGGCGTATCGCCCCATCATGACGACGTCGTGGACCGAGACGGGGAACGACCAGTCCACGTCCTCGCTCTGCGGGACGTAGCCGATGAGGCCGTGCTTCCGGGCGAGCGCGGGGCTCCCGCCGTCGAGCAGGACGCGGCCGTGATCGGGCCGCACCATCCCCATGATCGACTTGAAGAGCGTCGACTTGCCGGAGCCGTTCATGCCGATGAGTCCCGTCACGCGGCCCGAGGGGACCTGCAGGTCGACACCGTCGAGGGCGACGACCTCGCCGTATCGGACGGCGAGGTCGTCGACGCTGATCGCGACGGTCATCGGGCCCGACCGGTCAGTCCGGCGATGATCGTGTCGGCGTCGTAGCGGATGAGGTCGAGATACGTGGGGACCGGGCCGTCGGCCTCGGAGAGGGAGTCGACGTACAGCACACCGCCGAACGTCGCGCCCGCCGCATCGACGACCTGCTGCATGGGCTTGTCGGTGACGGTCGACTCGCAGAAGACCGCGGGCACGTCGTTCGACTCGACGAACTCGATCGCGGACGTGATCTGCTGTGGCGTCGCCTGCTGCTCCGCGTTGACGGGCCAGATGTACTGCTCCGTGAGTCCCGCGTCGCGGGCGAGGTAGGAGAACGCGCCCTCGCACGTGACGAGTGCGCGCTGGTTCTCAGGAAGTGTCGCGAGCTCGGTGACGAGGTCGTCCTGCACGGTCTGCAGCTCGGACGTGTAGCTCGTCCCGTTCCGTTCGTAGTCCGCCGCGTGCGCGGGGTCGAGCTCGCTGAACGCGTGCACCATGTTCTCGACGTAGATCTGCACGTTGAGCGGGCTCATCCAGGCGTGCGGATTGGGCTTGCCGGCGTAGGCGTCCTCGGTGATGTCGATGACTTCGACGCCCTCGGACACGACGACGTGGGGCACGTCGATCTTGTCGACGAACTGCTGGAACCACACCTCGAGGTTCAGACCGTTGTCGAGGACGAGAGCGGCCTTCGATGCCCTCGCGATGTCCTGTGGCGTGGGCTCGTAGCCGTGGATCTCCGCGCCGGGCTTGGTGATCGATTCGACGGTGAGGTGGTCGCCGGCGACGTTGCGCGCGATGTCGGCGAGCACGGTGAACGTCGTCAGGACGACGGGCTTCTCACCGTCGCCCGCCCCCTCACCGGCCGCCGTTCCACCGGCGCACCCCGTGAACGCCATGGCGGCCGCGAGCAGCACCGCCGTTCCCGTCAGCACGCGAGTAGGCAACCGCATGTCCCCGCCTTCCGTTCGATCACGTCGCTACGATGACGTGCTGCTCAAAACAATAATGTTCGGTATGCCGAACTTCAAGTTTCATACGTTCACATCGTCACGCGGAGACCCTGACGGGTCACCGGTCGCCATCGAACACGACGACAATTTATTGAGAACGCCTCTCAGTTTATGGGTCCGGCGGCTGAGGCCGCGAACCGGCCGCCGTCACCGAACACGGCGCCGGCGCCCGGGTCCACACCGAACCCACGGACGAGAGCATCCGTCATGCCGGTCGCCCGGCCACGAACGCGCATCGCGGTGCTCGCCGCCGTGCCCGGCCACGTGATCCCGCCGTCGCGAGCCCCGGAGGCGATCGAGGCCGGGGACGTGGACGCCGTCGTGCATCTCGGTGATCACCCGTCGGGTGCCGTGACCCCCGCGCGCACCGCGACGTCGCGGCCGGGTCGGACGCACGACCGAGCCACGACGAGGACGGTCGTCGGCCTCCGCGGAACGACGTCCACGCCACGACAGCCGCGCGTCGACGGGGCCGACCGGCGCCCGTGGCCGCTCGAGCGCAGGGGCGGAACCACCGGGGGCGAGCGGGCACGACCGCGGCGCAAGCTGCGAGGCGTTCCGGTCGCCAGACGTCACACGCCAGCCGCAAGAGGCCGCCCCGTCGTTTGGACTCGCTAGCATCGCACCGGACGCCACAGTCGTGGCAGCCATCGGACCCACCTTGGGGGAAGCAACATGGGAATCTTCGACGACATCAAGCAGGGCATCGACCAGATCTCGAAGGACACGGCCGCGAAGCGCGAGGCCGGCGAGGCGCAGAAGGCGGCGAAGGAGGCCGAGGAGCTCAAGAAGAAGGCCGCCGAGGCCGAAGCGAAGGCCGCGGAGCAGGCGAAGAAGTCGGAGGCCGCCTCGGAGGCCGCCCTCTCGGCCGAGGAGCGTGCGAAGCGCGACGCCGACGCGAAGGCGACGGCCGACGCCGCAGCGAAGGTCCAGGAGGACGCCGCGAAGGCCAAGGCCGAGGCCGAGGAGCGGATCGCCGCGGCGAAGAAGGAGAAGGAGGACGCGGAGGCGCAGGCCGGGCGCGACGCAGCGGCGAAGGCCGAGGCCGAGCGGGCCGCCGCGGCCGAGCAGACCTACACGGTCGTCGAGGGCGACAACCTCAGCTCCATCGGTGAGCGCTACGGCGTCAGCTACCAGGCGATCGCCGACCACAACGGTATCGCGAACCCGGACCTGATCTTCCCCGGCCAGGTCCTCCGCATCCCCAAGGCGTAGTGCGTGAGGGCGCGACGGCGCACGATCCACGGATCGACCCGTCGCGCCCTGAACCGCCCCAGGCTTCTTGCCGCATCTTTCTGAGTTGGAAGGATGCACGTCATGCCGAAGAAGATCGATTCG is drawn from Pseudoclavibacter chungangensis and contains these coding sequences:
- a CDS encoding metal ABC transporter ATP-binding protein encodes the protein MTVAISVDDLAVRYGEVVALDGVDLQVPSGRVTGLIGMNGSGKSTLFKSIMGMVRPDHGRVLLDGGSPALARKHGLIGYVPQSEDVDWSFPVSVHDVVMMGRYAHQGITRRPRAADREAVAEALERVELTGFADRQIGQLSGGQRKRAFVARGIAQGAGIMLLDEPFAGVDKRSEATIVRLLRELADDGRTILVSTHDLHALPQLADEAVLLLHRVLFHGSVAEALTPERLALAFGLDVLGGGDDA
- a CDS encoding metal ABC transporter substrate-binding protein, yielding MRLPTRVLTGTAVLLAAAMAFTGCAGGTAAGEGAGDGEKPVVLTTFTVLADIARNVAGDHLTVESITKPGAEIHGYEPTPQDIARASKAALVLDNGLNLEVWFQQFVDKIDVPHVVVSEGVEVIDITEDAYAGKPNPHAWMSPLNVQIYVENMVHAFSELDPAHAADYERNGTSYTSELQTVQDDLVTELATLPENQRALVTCEGAFSYLARDAGLTEQYIWPVNAEQQATPQQITSAIEFVESNDVPAVFCESTVTDKPMQQVVDAAGATFGGVLYVDSLSEADGPVPTYLDLIRYDADTIIAGLTGRAR
- a CDS encoding LysM peptidoglycan-binding domain-containing protein, translated to MGIFDDIKQGIDQISKDTAAKREAGEAQKAAKEAEELKKKAAEAEAKAAEQAKKSEAASEAALSAEERAKRDADAKATADAAAKVQEDAAKAKAEAEERIAAAKKEKEDAEAQAGRDAAAKAEAERAAAAEQTYTVVEGDNLSSIGERYGVSYQAIADHNGIANPDLIFPGQVLRIPKA